Proteins from a single region of Pseudomonadota bacterium:
- the pheT gene encoding phenylalanine--tRNA ligase subunit beta: MKFTLSWLKQHLETDASVEVLSTCMTAIGLEVESVEDPAQKLAPFIIAHVVEAVQHPDADKLRLCTVDTGSETVQVVCGAPNARTGMKGVFAASGSTIPGTGLKLKPTKIRGVFSNGMLCSEREMGLSDEHEGIIDLPADAPVGQPFAAYMGLDDPLFDIAITPNRADCLGVFGIARDLAAAGLGQLKAPDLSAISGAFMSPLDVRLEFSAEAEDACPLFVGRYIRGVKNGPSPKWMQDRLLSVGLRPISALVDMTNFVTIDLNRPVHVFDADKISGDHLWLRTGCAGAKFDALNGKEYELDSEMTAIGDETGVLSLAGVMGGQRSGCTHDTANVFIEIALFDPVRTAATGRKLNLESDARHRFERGVDPAFAEPGMEVATRLVQDMCGGEASELVIIGAAPEWRREVTFRPSRVHTLGGVELSEMACEAVLGKLGFQSHEVGSDHLAVEPPSWRGDIVGEADLVEEVLRVHGFDNIPAVSLPPLKARAGSVIELPRRRMGWGRRALAARGMSEVVTWSFMAKAQADLFGGALSGLTLANPISSDLDVMRPSILPNLAMACRKNADRGFADMALFEAGPQYSGDCAEHQHRVVAGVRSGQAEGRNMYTPARDVDVFDAKADALAGLAAAGAPVASLQTQNGAPDWYHPGRSGTLALGPNLLGYFGELHPSVLAALDIDLPLVAFELFIDAIPVPKEKAGRTRAALNNSDFPTVERDFAFVVDVDVSAEQVIRAARGVDKKLITDVALFDLYAGEGVGEGKKSLAIAVRLEPSDRTLTDAEIETLATKLVDNVKKLTGGELRG; the protein is encoded by the coding sequence ATGAAGTTCACGCTTTCCTGGCTCAAACAACATTTGGAAACCGACGCTTCGGTCGAGGTGCTGAGCACCTGCATGACCGCCATCGGCCTCGAGGTTGAGAGCGTCGAGGACCCGGCGCAGAAGCTCGCGCCTTTCATCATCGCTCATGTCGTCGAGGCGGTGCAGCATCCTGACGCCGATAAGCTCCGGCTATGTACCGTCGATACCGGTAGTGAAACAGTACAAGTAGTGTGTGGCGCGCCCAATGCGCGTACCGGCATGAAAGGCGTTTTCGCGGCCAGCGGCAGCACCATTCCGGGCACCGGCTTGAAGCTCAAGCCGACCAAGATTCGCGGCGTTTTTAGCAATGGCATGCTGTGTTCCGAGCGCGAAATGGGCCTTAGCGACGAACATGAGGGCATCATCGATTTGCCTGCGGATGCGCCGGTGGGCCAGCCCTTCGCCGCCTATATGGGGCTCGACGATCCGCTATTCGATATTGCCATCACGCCCAACCGAGCCGATTGCCTCGGCGTCTTCGGCATCGCGCGCGACCTTGCCGCCGCCGGATTGGGCCAGCTCAAAGCGCCTGATCTCTCGGCGATTTCGGGCGCTTTCATGAGCCCGCTCGATGTCCGCCTCGAATTCTCAGCCGAAGCGGAAGATGCCTGTCCGCTCTTCGTCGGGCGCTATATCCGCGGCGTTAAAAACGGCCCGAGCCCCAAATGGATGCAGGACCGTCTGCTTTCCGTTGGCCTCAGACCGATCTCAGCGCTGGTGGACATGACCAATTTCGTCACCATCGATCTCAACCGCCCGGTGCATGTGTTCGATGCCGACAAAATCTCGGGCGATCATCTATGGCTTCGCACCGGCTGCGCCGGCGCCAAGTTCGATGCGTTGAACGGCAAAGAATATGAACTCGATAGCGAGATGACTGCGATCGGTGATGAAACCGGTGTCTTAAGCCTGGCCGGCGTCATGGGCGGCCAGAGATCGGGCTGCACCCACGATACCGCCAATGTCTTTATCGAAATCGCGCTCTTCGATCCGGTGCGGACGGCCGCCACGGGGCGCAAGCTCAACCTTGAATCCGATGCCCGCCACCGCTTCGAACGTGGTGTCGATCCGGCCTTTGCCGAACCCGGCATGGAGGTCGCGACCCGCCTGGTGCAGGACATGTGCGGCGGCGAGGCAAGCGAATTGGTGATTATCGGCGCGGCGCCTGAATGGCGCCGCGAAGTCACTTTCCGCCCCTCCCGTGTCCACACCTTGGGCGGCGTCGAGCTCAGCGAAATGGCCTGCGAGGCAGTGCTCGGCAAACTCGGCTTCCAATCGCACGAGGTCGGTTCCGATCATTTGGCGGTCGAGCCGCCATCGTGGCGCGGCGATATCGTCGGCGAAGCTGATTTGGTGGAAGAAGTGCTGCGGGTACACGGCTTTGACAATATCCCCGCAGTCTCCCTGCCGCCGTTAAAGGCGCGTGCCGGCTCCGTCATTGAACTGCCGCGACGGCGCATGGGATGGGGGCGCCGCGCTCTGGCCGCGCGCGGTATGTCCGAGGTGGTAACCTGGTCCTTCATGGCAAAGGCTCAAGCCGATCTGTTCGGCGGCGCGCTGTCGGGCCTGACCCTCGCCAACCCGATCAGCAGCGATCTCGATGTCATGCGTCCCTCGATCCTACCAAATCTGGCCATGGCCTGCCGCAAGAACGCCGATCGCGGCTTCGCTGATATGGCGCTGTTTGAGGCCGGGCCGCAATATTCTGGTGACTGCGCAGAACATCAACACCGTGTTGTGGCCGGCGTGCGTTCGGGTCAGGCTGAGGGCAGAAACATGTATACCCCGGCACGTGACGTCGATGTATTCGATGCCAAGGCCGATGCGCTGGCCGGACTCGCCGCCGCTGGAGCTCCGGTGGCGAGCCTGCAAACCCAAAACGGCGCACCGGACTGGTACCATCCCGGGCGCTCGGGCACTCTCGCCCTCGGGCCCAATCTACTCGGCTATTTCGGCGAGTTGCATCCGTCTGTCCTGGCCGCCCTCGACATTGATCTGCCGTTGGTGGCGTTCGAGTTATTCATCGACGCCATCCCGGTGCCCAAGGAAAAGGCAGGGCGTACCCGCGCGGCGCTGAACAATTCTGATTTTCCCACCGTTGAGCGTGATTTTGCCTTCGTCGTCGACGTCGATGTCTCGGCTGAGCAGGTCATCCGCGCGGCGCGCGGCGTCGACAAAAAGCTGATCACCGATGTTGCATTATTTGATCTCTACGCCGGTGAAGGTGTTGGCGAAGGCAAGAAGTCCCTGGCCATCGCCGTCCGCCTGGAGCCGAGCGATCGCACGCTCACGGACGCCGAGATTGAGACGTTGGCGACAAAGCTAGTCGACAACGTCAAAAAACTCACCGGCGGAGAGTTGCGCGGCTAA
- the lepA gene encoding translation elongation factor 4, with amino-acid sequence MTDLAHIRNFAIIAHIDHGKSTLADRMIEMCGGLQKREMTSQVLDSMDIERERGITIKAQTVRLSHKAKNGETYTLNLVDTPGHVDFSYEVSRSLAACEGSLLVVDATQGVEAQTLANTYLAVDGGHEIIPVLNKIDLASAEVERIRQQIEDVVGIDASDALSISAKTGAGVADVLDALVERLPAPEGDVDAPLKALLVDSWYDQYLGVMILVRVQDGIVRKGMRIRMMGLGSLHEIERVGVFTPKIEIVAALGPGEIGFITASIKTITDCNVGDTITEDRRPTAEPLAGFKPSVPVVFCGLFPADSADFERLRESLGKLTLNDSSFHYEAETSAALGMGFSCGFLGLLHLEIIQERLEREFDLDLVATAPSVVYRLTTTAGETYELHNPADMPDPTKIRTMEEPWIKANIMVPDEYLGPVLALCERKRGEQDTLTYVGNRALVSYRLPLNEVVFDFYDRLKSHSRGYASFDYQLDEYREGDLVKVGILINAEPVDSLSMVVHRGQAESRGRALCLRLKDLIPRQLFKVAIQAAIGGKVVARETVSALRKDVTAKCYGGDITRKRKLLDRQKRGKKRMRQFGNVEIPQEAFLAALKMSED; translated from the coding sequence ATGACCGATCTCGCGCATATCCGTAATTTCGCCATCATCGCCCATATCGATCACGGCAAATCGACCTTGGCTGATCGCATGATCGAAATGTGCGGTGGCCTGCAGAAGCGCGAAATGACCAGCCAGGTTCTCGATTCGATGGATATCGAGCGTGAGCGCGGCATCACCATCAAAGCGCAAACTGTGCGCCTTAGCCACAAGGCGAAGAACGGTGAGACTTACACCCTCAATCTTGTCGACACACCCGGCCATGTTGATTTCTCCTATGAGGTAAGTCGCTCACTCGCAGCTTGCGAAGGCTCGTTGCTGGTTGTCGACGCGACCCAAGGAGTCGAGGCGCAAACCCTCGCCAATACCTATCTCGCCGTCGATGGCGGGCATGAAATAATTCCCGTCTTGAACAAGATCGATCTCGCGTCGGCCGAGGTGGAGCGCATCCGCCAGCAAATCGAGGATGTCGTCGGTATCGACGCCAGCGACGCGCTATCCATTTCCGCCAAAACCGGAGCCGGCGTTGCAGATGTGCTGGATGCGCTGGTCGAACGCTTGCCGGCACCGGAAGGCGATGTTGACGCGCCGCTAAAGGCGCTGTTGGTCGATAGTTGGTACGATCAATATCTCGGTGTGATGATTCTGGTGCGCGTGCAGGACGGTATTGTGCGCAAAGGTATGCGCATACGCATGATGGGACTCGGCTCGCTGCATGAGATCGAGCGTGTCGGCGTTTTCACCCCCAAGATTGAGATCGTGGCGGCGCTCGGGCCGGGCGAAATTGGCTTCATCACCGCCAGCATCAAAACAATTACCGACTGCAATGTTGGTGACACCATCACCGAGGATCGCCGCCCGACCGCCGAACCTCTGGCGGGATTTAAGCCCAGCGTGCCGGTCGTATTCTGCGGCCTATTTCCCGCTGATTCCGCCGATTTCGAGCGCTTGCGCGAGAGTTTGGGCAAGCTCACTCTCAATGATTCGAGTTTTCATTACGAGGCTGAAACTTCTGCAGCGCTCGGCATGGGTTTCAGCTGCGGCTTTTTGGGCCTGTTGCATCTCGAAATCATTCAGGAGCGGCTGGAGCGCGAATTCGATCTCGACCTAGTGGCCACCGCGCCAAGCGTGGTCTACCGCCTGACCACCACAGCCGGTGAAACCTACGAACTGCACAATCCCGCGGACATGCCCGATCCGACCAAAATACGCACCATGGAAGAGCCCTGGATCAAGGCCAACATCATGGTACCGGATGAGTATCTCGGGCCGGTCCTCGCACTTTGCGAGCGGAAGCGCGGAGAACAAGATACGCTGACTTATGTCGGCAACCGTGCCTTGGTGTCTTACCGCCTGCCGCTCAACGAAGTGGTTTTCGATTTTTATGACCGGCTAAAATCTCATTCGCGCGGCTATGCCAGTTTTGATTACCAATTGGATGAATACCGCGAAGGCGATCTGGTGAAAGTAGGCATCTTGATCAATGCCGAGCCGGTGGATTCGCTCTCGATGGTGGTACATCGCGGTCAGGCGGAATCACGTGGCAGGGCCCTGTGTTTGCGTCTCAAGGATCTGATACCGCGCCAGCTCTTCAAGGTCGCCATTCAGGCGGCAATCGGCGGCAAGGTGGTGGCGCGCGAAACCGTGAGCGCGCTCCGTAAAGACGTGACCGCGAAATGCTATGGCGGTGACATCACGCGTAAGCGCAAATTGCTTGATCGGCAGAAGCGCGGCAAAAAGCGGATGCGCCAATTCGGCAACGTGGAAATCCCACAAGAAGCCTTTCTCGCAGCCCTCAAAATGAGCGAAGATTAA
- a CDS encoding class I SAM-dependent methyltransferase produces the protein MPSTASDRSVNSAQIEYWNDRAGPNWVKFHKQLDGQIGDIGKIAIDRAGVTTGQYILDLGCGCGDSSLELARRVGPDGAVHGIDISTPMLAQAKRRAALEPALKLEFEHHDAQTVELPAAAYAHGFSRFGVMFFDDPVAAFGNIRKALKADGRLTFICWRALAENPWMAIPLGVASQFVTPPEPVPLGAPGPFALADGERARQILDAAGYIDISLEALNEPFYLSGPGTAAAAASHATRMGPVARVLGDVDEDIVRRVEAALVETLTPYYDGTGIRMDSACWIVSARAG, from the coding sequence ATGCCTAGCACCGCGAGCGATAGGTCCGTCAATTCCGCGCAGATCGAATATTGGAACGACCGCGCCGGACCCAATTGGGTCAAATTCCACAAACAATTGGACGGCCAGATTGGCGATATTGGTAAGATCGCGATCGACCGGGCGGGCGTGACCACCGGCCAATATATACTCGACCTCGGCTGCGGCTGCGGCGACAGTTCGCTTGAGCTGGCGCGCCGTGTCGGGCCCGACGGCGCCGTCCATGGCATCGACATCTCCACCCCCATGCTCGCCCAAGCCAAACGCCGCGCAGCATTGGAGCCAGCGCTCAAGCTCGAATTTGAGCACCACGATGCGCAGACAGTTGAGCTTCCCGCGGCCGCCTACGCGCACGGCTTTTCACGTTTCGGCGTGATGTTTTTCGACGACCCAGTTGCCGCCTTCGGCAATATCCGCAAGGCCCTCAAAGCGGACGGGCGACTGACCTTCATCTGCTGGCGGGCGCTCGCAGAAAATCCCTGGATGGCAATTCCGCTCGGCGTGGCGAGTCAATTCGTCACGCCGCCGGAGCCTGTGCCGCTGGGCGCGCCGGGCCCCTTCGCGTTAGCCGATGGAGAGCGCGCTCGGCAAATTCTGGACGCTGCGGGATATATCGATATTTCGCTCGAAGCACTGAATGAGCCGTTCTATCTAAGCGGCCCCGGCACTGCGGCGGCTGCAGCGTCGCATGCTACCCGCATGGGACCGGTCGCCCGAGTGCTCGGCGATGTGGACGAAGACATCGTCCGGCGCGTCGAGGCGGCGCTGGTTGAGACGCTCACACCCTATTACGACGGCACCGGCATACGCATGGATTCGGCTTGTTGGATCGTTTCGGCTCGCGCTGGCTGA
- a CDS encoding GNAT family N-acetyltransferase, producing MRDHAMWVGMVVIRTARPDDAGPIADVHITTWRAAYPGMIPKSVLLGLSSASECKYWRHTIAARSSDCAVYVAAAENGEILGYGSAGPARPNGLPFAGEIYTLYVAPDHQGRGLGRTLLHTMFDALRRQGCGTAMLWVLAANPARFFYSAMGGTLAAQRNERHFGVALDELAYGWVDLENPVGARATTQHGRANRNA from the coding sequence GTGCGCGATCATGCTATGTGGGTGGGCATGGTCGTGATCAGAACAGCACGCCCGGACGACGCCGGGCCCATCGCCGACGTGCATATCACCACCTGGCGCGCCGCCTATCCCGGCATGATTCCCAAGTCTGTGCTGCTCGGCCTCTCAAGCGCCAGCGAATGCAAATATTGGCGGCACACCATCGCCGCGCGGTCGAGCGATTGTGCCGTCTATGTCGCGGCAGCTGAGAACGGTGAAATTCTCGGCTATGGCAGTGCCGGCCCGGCGCGCCCGAACGGCCTGCCTTTCGCCGGCGAAATTTACACGCTCTATGTTGCGCCAGATCATCAAGGCAGAGGCCTCGGCCGGACACTGCTTCATACAATGTTCGACGCGCTGCGGAGACAGGGATGCGGCACCGCCATGCTGTGGGTGCTGGCGGCCAACCCTGCACGCTTTTTTTACAGCGCGATGGGCGGCACGCTGGCGGCCCAGCGCAACGAGCGCCATTTCGGCGTGGCGCTCGACGAATTGGCCTATGGCTGGGTGGATTTGGAAAATCCCGTCGGCGCGCGTGCGACGACGCAACACGGAAGGGCGAACCGCAATGCCTAG
- a CDS encoding YbaN family protein produces the protein MTEFNGTSRPSLRIALVAFGWASLVLGMIGALVPVMPSMVFLLVSLWCFSKGSERFHAWLYGHKMFGPSIRLWSEHRAIPRRAKIATLGGIALSVAILVALMPGGSILLLVYCGINAAVALFILSRPSGAPKTTAALPVASTQVA, from the coding sequence ATGACAGAATTTAATGGAACTTCCCGCCCCTCGCTGAGGATCGCTTTAGTCGCCTTCGGCTGGGCCAGCCTCGTGCTCGGCATGATTGGCGCCCTGGTGCCCGTCATGCCCTCAATGGTATTTCTTCTCGTCTCGCTTTGGTGTTTTTCCAAAGGTTCGGAGAGATTTCATGCGTGGCTGTACGGCCACAAGATGTTTGGCCCGTCGATCCGCCTGTGGAGCGAACATCGCGCCATTCCGCGAAGAGCCAAGATCGCCACTTTGGGCGGAATCGCACTCAGCGTTGCCATTCTGGTCGCTCTCATGCCCGGCGGCTCAATCCTGCTGTTGGTCTATTGCGGCATTAATGCCGCGGTGGCGTTGTTTATTCTGAGCCGGCCGAGCGGCGCTCCCAAAACCACGGCGGCGCTGCCGGTCGCATCCACGCAAGTCGCCTAG
- a CDS encoding mitochondrial fission ELM1 family protein, whose product MSAAVANEGLSCWVLSEGMAGTENQCLALAAALGLKPEIKRAAAKKPWLWLGAAMAALPPWLLAQGHYSLAPPWPDLVIASGRKCAGLALAIQRASRGRTFTVFVQNPRLGLARFDLIVVPRHDGIVGANIFTTRGALSRVNAVALNAAAAEFAPAFADLPRPLVACLIGGASRRHRFTSADGRALGEALAKLSAETGGGLLITPSRRTPAPSFAALEVALDGAPAYIWRGKGANPYLGFLAVANAVLVTGDSVSMVSDACASGKPVHIFPVAGRRSARFSRFFAALEAEDAVRPFTGSVESRDYEPLNDCTLAADEIHRRLETRQKTK is encoded by the coding sequence GTGAGCGCAGCGGTTGCGAACGAGGGTCTCAGTTGTTGGGTGCTGAGCGAAGGCATGGCGGGGACTGAGAATCAATGTCTCGCTCTGGCCGCTGCTCTTGGGCTCAAGCCAGAGATCAAACGCGCTGCAGCGAAAAAGCCGTGGCTTTGGCTAGGCGCGGCGATGGCTGCCTTGCCGCCGTGGCTTCTGGCGCAGGGACACTATTCGCTAGCGCCGCCTTGGCCGGATCTGGTGATCGCCAGCGGTCGCAAATGCGCCGGTCTGGCCCTCGCTATCCAGCGCGCCAGCCGAGGCCGCACGTTTACCGTTTTCGTCCAGAATCCGCGCCTCGGCCTGGCGCGCTTCGATCTCATCGTGGTGCCCCGCCATGACGGCATTGTCGGCGCCAATATTTTTACGACGCGAGGCGCCTTGAGCCGGGTTAACGCGGTGGCGCTGAATGCCGCGGCGGCTGAATTCGCGCCCGCTTTTGCCGATCTGCCACGCCCTCTGGTGGCGTGCCTGATCGGCGGCGCGTCGCGCCGACACCGCTTCACATCGGCGGACGGGCGAGCGCTTGGCGAGGCCCTGGCCAAGCTTTCGGCTGAGACCGGCGGTGGACTTCTCATCACCCCATCGCGGCGCACGCCGGCGCCGAGTTTCGCCGCGTTGGAGGTGGCGCTGGATGGCGCGCCCGCCTATATATGGCGAGGCAAGGGCGCCAATCCTTATCTCGGTTTCCTGGCTGTGGCGAACGCCGTTCTGGTGACCGGCGATTCGGTGAGCATGGTCTCCGACGCCTGCGCCAGCGGCAAGCCGGTTCATATCTTTCCTGTGGCCGGACGCCGCTCCGCGCGCTTCAGTCGCTTTTTCGCGGCGCTTGAAGCCGAAGACGCGGTTCGGCCGTTTACTGGCAGCGTGGAAAGCCGAGACTATGAGCCGCTGAACGACTGTACTCTGGCGGCCGACGAGATCCACCGCCGATTGGAGACGCGACAAAAGACGAAATAA
- the trxB gene encoding thioredoxin-disulfide reductase — protein MSESHHSKVIIIGSGPAGYTAAIYAARAGMAPILVLGLEPGGQMTITTDVENYPGFADVIQGPWLMEQMKAQAEHVGTRLMHDLIVSVDFSQRPFTCVGDSGDLYSADSVIISTGAQARWLGLPSEEKYMGFGVSACATCDGFFFRGKEVAVIGGGNTAVEEALYLTNHATKVTLVHRRDSLRAEKILQERLRANPKIDIIWDHKLEEVLGEDMPPGVSGARIKHVNSSDERLLDVQGIFVAIGHTPNTAVFQGQIDTDEDGYIITHADSTATNVAGVFAAGDVQDKTFRQAVTAAGTGCMAALEAEKFIAEMGAGVAAAAE, from the coding sequence ATGTCTGAAAGCCATCACAGCAAGGTCATCATTATCGGTTCCGGTCCGGCTGGGTACACGGCGGCGATTTACGCCGCGCGGGCCGGTATGGCGCCGATTCTCGTGCTTGGCTTGGAGCCGGGCGGACAGATGACGATCACCACCGACGTTGAGAATTATCCGGGTTTCGCCGATGTCATTCAGGGGCCCTGGCTGATGGAACAGATGAAGGCCCAGGCCGAGCATGTCGGCACCCGTCTGATGCATGATTTGATCGTCAGCGTCGATTTTTCTCAGCGCCCGTTCACCTGCGTCGGCGATTCCGGCGATCTCTATAGTGCCGACAGCGTCATTATCAGTACCGGCGCCCAAGCGCGCTGGCTCGGTCTGCCGAGCGAAGAGAAGTATATGGGCTTCGGGGTTTCCGCCTGCGCCACTTGCGACGGTTTCTTTTTCCGCGGCAAGGAGGTCGCCGTGATCGGCGGCGGCAATACGGCGGTTGAGGAAGCGCTCTATCTGACAAACCATGCGACCAAAGTAACGCTGGTGCATCGGCGCGACAGTTTACGGGCGGAAAAAATTCTGCAGGAACGGCTTCGGGCCAACCCAAAAATCGACATTATTTGGGATCATAAGCTGGAAGAAGTTCTCGGTGAAGACATGCCGCCCGGCGTTTCAGGCGCCCGCATCAAACATGTGAACTCGTCTGATGAGCGCCTTTTGGACGTCCAAGGCATCTTTGTTGCCATCGGTCATACCCCCAATACGGCCGTCTTTCAGGGCCAGATCGATACTGACGAAGATGGCTATATTATCACCCATGCCGACAGTACCGCCACCAACGTCGCCGGTGTGTTTGCCGCCGGCGACGTGCAAGACAAAACCTTCCGCCAGGCGGTAACGGCGGCGGGGACAGGGTGCATGGCGGCGCTGGAGGCTGAAAAATTTATCGCCGAGATGGGCGCCGGAGTTGCCGCCGCTGCGGAATAA
- a CDS encoding LysR family transcriptional regulator, which produces MDWDKLRVFHAVAEAGSFTRAGDLLHLSQSAVSRQVAALERSLSVVLFHRHSRGLLLTEQGETLYATTRDVYAKLAMTEANLSGGRDRPEGPLTITTTNAFGTIWLTPRLRAFNQLYPGIDLKLKTSDDALDLAMREADVAIRMGTPTQPDLIQRHLMTVHSHIYAAPSYLEEFGPIESADDLLNQRLIVYGKGPLSDIASPNWLLRRSGEAESRHRVVLEANNIYCILRAVESGLGISALPDYVARERPNIRQILPELQGPSFDAYLVYAEELRHTKRIGVFRNFLLDQIAAWKY; this is translated from the coding sequence ATGGACTGGGACAAACTGAGGGTCTTTCACGCCGTTGCCGAAGCGGGCAGTTTCACCCGTGCCGGCGACCTTCTGCATCTCAGCCAGTCTGCCGTCAGCCGTCAAGTAGCTGCGTTGGAGCGAAGTCTCTCCGTGGTGCTCTTTCATCGCCATTCGCGCGGCCTCCTCCTCACCGAACAGGGCGAGACGCTCTACGCCACGACGCGCGACGTGTACGCTAAGCTGGCCATGACGGAAGCTAATTTGAGCGGTGGGCGTGATCGGCCCGAGGGGCCGCTCACTATTACCACCACCAACGCTTTCGGCACGATTTGGCTGACCCCGCGACTGCGTGCGTTCAACCAGCTGTATCCCGGCATTGATTTGAAACTCAAGACCTCGGACGATGCGCTCGATCTCGCCATGCGCGAAGCCGATGTTGCAATCCGCATGGGCACCCCAACGCAGCCGGATCTCATTCAGCGACATTTAATGACGGTGCATTCGCATATTTACGCGGCGCCGAGCTATCTGGAAGAGTTCGGGCCTATCGAAAGCGCCGATGATCTGTTGAACCAGCGCCTCATTGTCTATGGCAAGGGTCCGCTCAGCGATATCGCCAGTCCAAATTGGTTGCTGCGGCGCAGCGGCGAGGCTGAATCGCGCCACCGGGTGGTACTTGAGGCCAATAATATCTATTGCATTCTTCGGGCCGTGGAAAGTGGTCTCGGGATATCGGCGCTGCCCGATTATGTCGCCCGCGAGCGACCTAATATCCGCCAGATTCTACCCGAATTGCAGGGTCCTTCGTTTGATGCCTATCTCGTCTATGCGGAGGAGCTGCGCCACACCAAACGCATCGGCGTGTTCCGCAATTTTCTTTTGGATCAAATCGCAGCGTGGAAATATTGA
- a CDS encoding HAD family hydrolase: MDDTLIIFDCDGVLVNSEPLAARVLAEAIRGLGLAMENDEAAEVFLGCSMEMVIEIVTARLGHPVEAGFTKSFLDQLHIEMRRDLAAIAGVGEAIEQIQLNENVGGLCVASNGEPETVALSLEAVGLISFFKGRLYTASAAGRPKPHPDLFLFAAREMNFLPAKCIVIEDSLHGVNAALAAEMRVFRYAPHAEAVEIRDHTHSIASAKIFVNMNQLPRLIAVELQR; encoded by the coding sequence GTGGACGATACCCTGATCATATTCGATTGCGACGGCGTGCTGGTGAACAGTGAGCCGCTCGCCGCCCGGGTACTGGCGGAGGCAATACGCGGCCTGGGCCTCGCCATGGAAAACGACGAAGCCGCCGAGGTCTTTCTCGGCTGCTCCATGGAAATGGTGATCGAGATTGTCACAGCGCGCCTCGGCCACCCGGTAGAGGCCGGGTTCACAAAGAGCTTTCTCGACCAACTTCATATCGAGATGCGCCGCGACCTGGCGGCAATTGCCGGCGTAGGCGAGGCGATCGAACAAATTCAGTTGAATGAGAATGTCGGCGGCCTCTGCGTCGCCTCCAACGGCGAGCCGGAGACGGTCGCACTCAGCCTTGAGGCGGTCGGCCTAATTTCTTTTTTTAAAGGACGGCTCTATACCGCCAGCGCCGCCGGGCGCCCCAAGCCGCATCCAGATCTTTTTCTCTTCGCCGCGCGCGAAATGAATTTTTTGCCGGCGAAATGCATCGTCATCGAAGACAGCTTGCATGGCGTGAATGCCGCGCTGGCGGCGGAGATGCGGGTATTTCGATATGCGCCTCATGCGGAGGCGGTCGAGATTCGTGATCACACCCACTCTATTGCAAGTGCGAAGATCTTTGTGAACATGAATCAACTTCCCCGCCTTATCGCCGTGGAACTGCAACGTTAA
- the msrP gene encoding protein-methionine-sulfoxide reductase catalytic subunit MsrP, whose protein sequence is MLIRKKRGWEIPESAATPESMFWNRRAVLKGMGAIGGAVAAGAVTAGALPGAALASHEESGEDDPSAGLYPVASNDAFKLDRPLTPEKFAAHYNNYYEFGSQKEIFQLAQELPIRPWTIKLDGLVEKEMTIDIDDLLAKMPLEERLYRHRCVEAWSIAVPYSGFPLKALVDMARPLGSAKYVVMQTFEMPEVARGQKQFWYPWPYIDGLTIAEAVNELAFIATGYYGKPIPKQNGAPLRLATPWKYGFKQVKGLVRLTFSEERPVSFWEEIQASEYGFWANVNPEVSHPRWSQATEKFFGPEGVERRPTQLFNGYAEFVADLYTGLEKEPLYI, encoded by the coding sequence ATGTTGATTAGGAAAAAACGCGGTTGGGAAATTCCCGAGAGCGCCGCGACGCCGGAATCGATGTTTTGGAACCGCCGTGCGGTACTCAAAGGTATGGGCGCGATCGGCGGTGCGGTTGCCGCTGGCGCGGTGACTGCCGGGGCGCTGCCGGGTGCGGCGCTAGCATCGCATGAGGAATCGGGCGAAGACGATCCGAGCGCTGGTCTCTATCCGGTGGCTTCGAATGACGCCTTCAAACTTGACCGCCCGCTGACGCCGGAGAAATTCGCCGCCCATTACAATAATTACTATGAGTTCGGCTCGCAGAAGGAGATTTTCCAACTCGCTCAGGAGCTGCCCATCCGGCCATGGACGATCAAGTTGGACGGCCTGGTTGAGAAGGAAATGACGATCGACATCGACGATCTGTTGGCAAAAATGCCGCTCGAAGAGAGGCTCTACCGCCACCGCTGCGTCGAAGCCTGGTCAATCGCGGTGCCCTATTCGGGCTTCCCGCTGAAGGCTTTGGTGGACATGGCGCGCCCGCTGGGCTCAGCAAAATATGTTGTCATGCAGACCTTCGAGATGCCGGAAGTGGCGCGCGGGCAAAAACAATTCTGGTATCCCTGGCCTTATATCGATGGCCTTACGATAGCCGAAGCGGTGAACGAGCTCGCTTTTATCGCCACCGGCTATTACGGCAAGCCTATCCCGAAGCAGAACGGCGCGCCGTTGCGTCTGGCGACGCCGTGGAAATATGGCTTCAAGCAGGTCAAAGGGCTGGTCCGCCTGACATTCTCCGAGGAACGCCCGGTGTCCTTCTGGGAGGAGATACAGGCAAGCGAGTATGGCTTCTGGGCCAACGTAAATCCCGAGGTATCGCATCCGAGATGGTCGCAGGCCACGGAGAAATTCTTTGGTCCGGAGGGCGTCGAGCGCCGGCCCACCCAGCTCTTTAACGGCTACGCCGAATTCGTCGCCGATCTCTACACGGGGCTGGAAAAGGAACCGCTCTATATTTGA